The following are from one region of the Terriglobales bacterium genome:
- a CDS encoding heme lyase CcmF/NrfE family subunit, with product MPALGTFALLLGLALAVYSLVAGTLALLRVHENADRLGETARRAGIGVFLAVSVAMLALITATYQNDFSVAYIFHHSNRALPLIYKFSALWSGQEGSLLFWAFLLSAYGFVLRVRHRVDVRLVAHASVILAAVQVFFLLLLNVAANPFAMMVGNLPADGNGLNPLLQYPEMVIHPPMLYLGYVGFSVPFAFALGALIMRYPGEKWIHITRRWTMVTWLFLSCGIVLGMHWAYSVLGWGGYWGWDPVESASFFPWLTGTAFLHSVMMQEKRGMMKVWNVWLIFCTFLLCIFGTLLTRSGIVSSVHAFAQSSIGTWFFVFLGLVVVACLFFFFKNYDHLKSENKLESLVSRESSFLFNNLLFLAACFTVLWGTLFPVLSEAVTDHKITVGPPFFNRVMIPVALLLLLLTGVGPLLAWRSTSLESLKRNFTWPALGGLAVALLLVLFGMRPWRELAAFYSWTAISLGMMVALTILSEFWRGARVIASHTGSSLAGGVVLLTRRNTRRYGGYLVHFGIVLMFLGFAGAAFNQEKEQEMGFGDRMTLGPYTLVCRSYTQSENYGSGSPRGTDQPNYSSESAILDVYRGGRQIATMYPERRFYTASEQTATMVANRSGLAQDLYLVYAGRNQDTERPIIRAHLNPLVVWIWIGFFVVLFGTLVALVPPLPASKLAPARAPASGKRRAAPVEVSD from the coding sequence ATGCCGGCGTTGGGCACTTTCGCGCTTCTTCTTGGGTTGGCGCTTGCGGTCTATTCTCTGGTCGCCGGGACCCTGGCCCTGCTGCGCGTGCACGAGAATGCCGACCGCCTGGGCGAGACCGCGCGCCGCGCCGGCATCGGCGTCTTCCTTGCCGTCAGCGTGGCCATGCTGGCCCTCATCACCGCCACCTACCAGAACGATTTCTCCGTCGCTTACATCTTCCATCACAGCAACCGCGCCCTGCCCCTGATCTACAAGTTCAGCGCCCTGTGGTCGGGCCAGGAGGGCTCCCTGCTGTTCTGGGCCTTCCTGCTCTCCGCCTACGGCTTCGTGCTGCGGGTGCGTCACCGGGTGGACGTCCGGCTGGTGGCCCACGCCTCCGTCATCCTGGCGGCGGTGCAGGTCTTCTTCCTGCTGCTGCTGAACGTGGCGGCGAATCCTTTCGCCATGATGGTGGGCAACCTGCCTGCGGACGGCAACGGACTCAATCCCCTGCTGCAGTATCCCGAGATGGTCATCCACCCGCCCATGCTCTATCTGGGCTACGTGGGCTTCAGCGTGCCCTTCGCCTTCGCCCTGGGCGCGCTCATCATGCGCTACCCCGGCGAGAAGTGGATCCACATCACCCGCCGCTGGACCATGGTGACCTGGCTCTTTCTCTCCTGCGGCATCGTGCTGGGCATGCACTGGGCCTACAGCGTGCTGGGCTGGGGCGGCTACTGGGGCTGGGACCCGGTGGAGAGCGCCTCCTTTTTCCCCTGGCTCACCGGCACCGCCTTCCTGCACTCGGTGATGATGCAGGAGAAGCGCGGCATGATGAAGGTGTGGAACGTGTGGCTGATCTTCTGCACCTTCCTGCTGTGCATCTTTGGCACCCTGCTCACCCGCTCCGGCATCGTGAGTTCGGTGCACGCCTTCGCCCAGTCTTCGATCGGTACCTGGTTCTTCGTCTTCCTGGGCCTGGTCGTCGTTGCTTGCCTCTTCTTCTTCTTCAAGAACTACGACCACCTGAAGAGCGAGAACAAGCTGGAGTCGCTGGTCTCGCGCGAGTCCAGCTTCCTGTTCAACAACCTGCTCTTCCTGGCCGCCTGTTTCACCGTGCTCTGGGGGACGCTCTTCCCGGTGCTCTCGGAAGCGGTCACCGACCACAAGATCACGGTGGGCCCGCCCTTCTTCAACCGGGTGATGATCCCGGTGGCGCTGCTGCTGCTGCTGCTCACCGGCGTGGGCCCGCTGCTGGCCTGGCGCAGCACCTCGCTGGAAAGCCTGAAGCGCAACTTCACCTGGCCGGCGCTGGGCGGCCTGGCGGTGGCCCTGCTGCTGGTACTCTTCGGCATGCGCCCCTGGCGCGAGCTGGCCGCCTTCTATTCCTGGACCGCCATCTCCCTGGGCATGATGGTGGCGCTCACCATCCTGAGCGAGTTCTGGCGCGGGGCCCGCGTCATCGCCTCCCACACCGGCAGTAGCCTGGCGGGCGGGGTGGTGCTGCTCACCCGCCGCAACACCCGCCGCTACGGCGGCTACCTGGTGCACTTCGGCATCGTGCTCATGTTCCTGGGCTTCGCGGGCGCCGCCTTCAACCAGGAAAAAGAGCAGGAGATGGGCTTCGGCGACAGGATGACCCTGGGTCCCTACACCCTGGTCTGCCGCTCCTACACCCAGTCGGAGAACTACGGCAGCGGGTCCCCGCGGGGTACCGACCAGCCCAACTATTCCAGCGAGTCCGCCATCCTCGATGTCTACCGCGGCGGCCGGCAGATCGCCACCATGTATCCCGAGCGGCGCTTCTACACCGCCAGCGAGCAGACCGCGACTATGGTGGCCAATCGCTCCGGCCTGGCGCAGGACCTTTACCTGGTCTACGCCGGACGCAACCAGGACA